A DNA window from Vanacampus margaritifer isolate UIUO_Vmar chromosome 19, RoL_Vmar_1.0, whole genome shotgun sequence contains the following coding sequences:
- the LOC144039615 gene encoding uncharacterized protein LOC144039615, producing the protein MAGCVAYGALLLVMAGAALCYPFRQDVHPRSVPSSHLRPRTLSNQAPMPPAVQEDPSHSDFAVWAYGNEQQPAAGGAQHFPNAAVLGEKPDPSGGVAVAESEVSGSLTPGVSSFVPIPPQHEFQPGELFRLEKTFEHGDYESERETQGVPQHPRPLPGPLPIALDVAEPGGVAPFPPDFFPPPVGRPYMPYPFDYYFLTGQYPPGTATHFSSSFERGRNYNQDLHYEKYEEDEPVWPWAYSGPPQNPEPAGSDARVSYLDPAAPSDYYRPYNQPGEVKLPPRYYSTYNHAGHVKRPPPPYYHKRVVH; encoded by the exons ATGGCCGGCTGTGTGGCTTATGG GGCTTTGCTCCTTGTGATGGCAGGTGCCGCTCTCTGCTACCCGTTTAGGCAAG aTGTTCACCCCAGGTCCGTCCCTAGCAGTCACTTAAGACCCCGAACTCTGTCGAACCAAGCGCCAATGCCTCCCGCTGTGCAAGAGGACCCGAGTCACTCTGACTTTGCTGTTTGGGCTTATG GTAACGAACAACAACCAGCTGCTGGTGGTGCTCAACATTTTCCCAACGCGGCGGTCTTGGGTGAAAAACCTGACCCGTCAGGCGGCGTTGCGGTCGCAGAGTCTGAAGTCTCTGGTTCTCTCACGCCTGGCGTGTCTAGTTTTGTCCCGATTCCCCCGCAACACGAGTTCCAACCTGGTGAGTTGTTCCGCCTGGAGAAAACCTTTGAGCACGGAGACTACGAATCGGAGCGTGAAACCCAAGGCGTCCCGCAACACCCCCGTCCCCTGCCGGGACCGCTGCCAATTGCTTTGGATGTGGCGGAACCTGGAGGTGTTGCGCCTTTCCCTCCTGACTTCTTCCCACCACCCGTCGGCAGACCTTACATGCCTTATCCTTTCGATTACTACTTCCTGACCGGCCAATATCCTCCCGGCACGGCCACTCACTTCAGCAGCAGCTTTGAGCGCGGTCGCAACTACAACCAGGACCTTCACTATGAAAAGTATGAGGAAGATGAGCCCGTCTGGCCCTGGGCGTACTCTGGACCGCCCCAGAACCCTGAACCGGCTGGTAGTGACGCGAGGGTCTCATATCTAGATCCAGCCGCCCCCTCGGACTACTACAGGCCTTACAACCAGCCTGGGGAAGTCAAACTACCTCCTCGCTACTACAGTACTTACAACCACGCTGGTCATGTAAAACGCCCGCCTCCTCCCTATTACCACAAACGG GTTGTACACTAA